A region from the Solibacillus sp. FSL H8-0523 genome encodes:
- a CDS encoding ABC transporter permease subunit, giving the protein MKRLNSALIFLIPLILIVLFYFFLPLIYMLFSSFMSNKSVSFENYMSIFTSKFLLLSFWNSIKLSFLSAIVALIAALLGVYAIYSYSETVRERILVIINLTSNFSGVPLAFAFIILLGNSGFITIIMNKMNWNFDFSIYSWSGLVLIYIYFQLPLAIMLLYPIYYGIQQNLKDAATLLKATPFVFWRKIGIPIILPSVAGTFAILFANAMGAYASAYALTGSSYNLAAIRIGNLLSGDIFANPELASAIAVVLGSIMVTSMLLSEWLTKRARKDLIRK; this is encoded by the coding sequence ATGAAGCGCTTGAATTCCGCCCTTATTTTTCTTATTCCTCTTATACTAATCGTTTTATTTTATTTTTTCCTACCGCTCATTTATATGCTGTTTTCTAGCTTTATGTCGAATAAAAGCGTATCATTCGAAAACTATATGAGCATTTTTACGAGTAAGTTTTTACTGCTAAGCTTTTGGAATAGTATTAAACTATCCTTCCTATCAGCGATTGTTGCACTCATTGCTGCTTTACTCGGAGTGTATGCCATTTACTCGTATTCTGAAACCGTGCGTGAACGTATTTTAGTCATTATTAATTTAACCTCAAATTTTTCAGGTGTTCCACTAGCATTCGCCTTCATTATTTTATTAGGTAATAGTGGCTTCATCACCATTATTATGAACAAAATGAATTGGAATTTCGACTTCTCGATTTATAGTTGGAGTGGCCTTGTGCTGATTTATATCTACTTCCAGTTACCGCTAGCAATCATGCTCTTATATCCGATTTATTACGGGATTCAGCAAAATTTGAAGGATGCGGCCACTCTTTTAAAGGCAACACCGTTTGTCTTTTGGCGTAAAATTGGCATTCCGATCATTCTTCCTAGCGTAGCCGGTACCTTTGCAATTCTTTTTGCAAATGCGATGGGGGCTTATGCCTCTGCCTACGCATTAACCGGTAGTAGCTATAACTTAGCCGCGATTCGAATCGGTAATTTACTATCAGGTGATATTTTTGCCAACCCAGAGCTTGCCAGTGCGATTGCCGTTGTCTTAGGCTCCATTATGGTAACAAGTATGCTGCTTAGTGAATGGCTTACAAAACGTGCGAGAAAGGATTTGATTCGTAAATGA
- the metK gene encoding methionine adenosyltransferase, whose translation MLEKVLFTSESVSEGHPDKIADQISDAVLDAALAQDPLSRVACEVFTTTNTVIVGGEITTKAVIDFEAIARQTLTDIGYTDDKFGIDGNNCNVQVLVHTQSPDIAMGVDASSDTQEVGAGDQGIMFGFATNETQNYMPLAIEMAHALVKRASKLRKSGEFKWARPDMKSQVTIDYTSVTPKVDTVLMSIQHDDDFEEEAFKSYVAEHIIKQTAREFAMNDDFRILINPTGRFVVGGPHGDAGLTGRKIIVDTYGGAARHGGGAFSGKDCTKVDRSAAYAARYVAKNIVAAGLADKCEIQLSYAIGVSEPISIAVETFGTEKVSTQEIIRAIRQIFDLTPNGIINMLDLRKPQYKQVAAYGHFGRTELDVPWERTDKVSDLKHQLLVKVQ comes from the coding sequence TTGTTAGAAAAAGTATTATTTACATCGGAGTCCGTATCGGAAGGGCATCCAGATAAAATCGCAGACCAAATTTCAGATGCAGTGCTAGATGCAGCGTTAGCACAAGATCCACTATCACGCGTTGCTTGTGAAGTATTTACAACAACGAATACCGTGATTGTTGGTGGAGAGATTACGACAAAAGCCGTAATTGATTTTGAGGCAATCGCCCGTCAAACGTTAACTGATATTGGTTACACAGATGACAAATTTGGCATTGACGGTAACAACTGTAACGTACAAGTACTGGTACACACACAATCTCCAGATATCGCAATGGGTGTAGATGCTTCAAGTGATACGCAAGAGGTTGGTGCCGGTGACCAAGGCATTATGTTTGGCTTTGCGACAAATGAAACGCAAAACTATATGCCACTTGCAATTGAGATGGCACACGCACTTGTGAAGCGTGCAAGCAAATTACGTAAGTCAGGTGAATTTAAGTGGGCTCGTCCCGATATGAAATCACAAGTGACAATTGATTACACATCAGTTACCCCGAAGGTAGATACCGTATTAATGTCAATTCAGCATGATGATGACTTTGAAGAAGAGGCGTTTAAGTCTTACGTAGCTGAGCACATTATTAAACAAACTGCGCGTGAATTTGCGATGAATGATGACTTCCGCATTTTAATTAATCCAACAGGACGCTTCGTTGTAGGCGGACCTCACGGAGATGCTGGTTTAACAGGACGTAAAATCATTGTTGATACGTACGGCGGGGCAGCTCGTCACGGCGGCGGAGCATTTTCAGGTAAAGACTGCACAAAAGTAGATCGTTCTGCAGCATATGCAGCGCGCTATGTGGCAAAGAATATTGTCGCAGCAGGCTTAGCTGATAAATGTGAAATTCAGCTTTCGTATGCCATTGGGGTAAGTGAACCAATTAGTATCGCCGTTGAAACATTCGGTACCGAAAAGGTTTCAACACAGGAAATCATTCGTGCGATTCGTCAAATTTTTGACTTAACACCAAACGGCATTATTAACATGCTCGATTTACGTAAACCGCAATACAAACAAGTTGCTGCGTATGGTCATTTTGGACGTACCGAACTAGATGTCCCTTGGGAAAGAACAGATAAAGTAAGCGACTTAAAACACCAGCTTTTAGTAAAGGTACAATAA
- a CDS encoding Fe-S oxidoreductase yields MKKYVLLIMTLLVLAACSSKEEKGPMFSEKQAVPFEIVKYEEKIAPIYESLVPHIAYANTEGQLEELKARFQVDGFDIDLEKYMAAFVVTYSDSCGIAVDGVYDYKNYLAVQLFDIGGDKCDEEGVPHTFVLQVDKKEYEKVQLYNGNIIKSSTEVEK; encoded by the coding sequence ATGAAAAAATACGTATTATTAATCATGACACTGCTAGTATTAGCAGCATGTAGTAGCAAGGAAGAAAAAGGGCCAATGTTTAGTGAAAAACAGGCGGTACCCTTTGAAATTGTGAAATATGAAGAAAAAATTGCGCCAATTTATGAGTCACTCGTACCACATATTGCTTATGCAAACACAGAAGGTCAGCTAGAAGAGTTAAAAGCACGTTTCCAAGTGGATGGCTTTGACATTGATCTAGAAAAGTACATGGCAGCCTTTGTTGTTACCTATTCGGATAGCTGTGGAATCGCAGTGGATGGTGTATATGATTACAAAAATTATTTAGCAGTTCAATTATTTGATATCGGTGGGGACAAATGTGATGAAGAAGGCGTACCACATACATTTGTATTACAAGTCGATAAAAAAGAGTACGAAAAAGTACAATTATATAACGGAAATATTATTAAATCGTCAACAGAAGTAGAAAAATAA
- a CDS encoding LURP-one-related family protein: MKSFYLKQKIMSMRGRFNVFDELQQEVYKIEGSFLQIPKTFTIRDMQQNERALITKKTLSWLPTFYVEVEGRNLFTIKKEFSFFKAKYSVVGEGIEVTGNVWDMEFDVVKDGETIGRVSKEWLTWGDTYQIQVFEEKWEMIIISLVVAIDCVKADQSAAANGV; this comes from the coding sequence ATGAAATCTTTCTACTTAAAACAAAAAATCATGAGCATGCGCGGGCGTTTTAATGTATTCGATGAATTACAGCAAGAAGTGTATAAAATCGAAGGCAGCTTCCTGCAAATTCCGAAAACATTTACCATTCGTGATATGCAACAAAACGAGCGAGCTCTAATCACAAAGAAAACATTGAGTTGGTTACCGACGTTTTATGTGGAAGTAGAAGGACGCAATCTCTTTACGATTAAAAAAGAATTTAGCTTTTTTAAAGCGAAGTATTCTGTTGTTGGTGAGGGGATTGAAGTGACCGGCAATGTGTGGGATATGGAATTTGATGTTGTAAAAGATGGTGAAACGATAGGCCGTGTGAGTAAAGAATGGCTTACATGGGGCGATACGTATCAGATTCAGGTGTTTGAGGAAAAGTGGGAAATGATTATCATCTCGTTAGTCGTTGCGATTGATTGTGTGAAGGCCGATCAAAGTGCAGCAGCTAACGGTGTATAA
- the speE gene encoding polyamine aminopropyltransferase: MKWYTEQWSDDCRFSLRYNEQLHSEASPFQQIDFYKGDDFGTFFTLDGLMMVNEKDEFVYHDMITHPAFATNPNIKNVLIIGGGDGGTAREVLRYKSVEKVVMVEIDELVFRLSQKYLPLTAAGVEEDPRMTMIFDDGLAYVKNAQDKSFDLILVDSTDPISVGEGLFTTAFYKECYRVLTDDGILINQHESPYFAEYAENMRKAHKKIKNIFPIASVYQFHMPTYPSGHWLFGFASKTFDPIQDVKPTEWNNFGLKTKYYNTDLHVGAFMLPTFVKEKLANEE; encoded by the coding sequence ATGAAATGGTATACAGAACAATGGAGTGATGATTGCCGATTTTCACTACGCTACAACGAGCAACTACACAGTGAAGCATCACCATTCCAGCAAATTGATTTTTATAAAGGCGACGATTTCGGTACATTTTTTACACTAGACGGACTGATGATGGTCAATGAAAAAGATGAATTTGTTTATCACGATATGATCACACACCCAGCGTTTGCTACAAATCCGAATATTAAAAATGTATTAATTATTGGTGGTGGCGACGGAGGTACAGCGCGTGAAGTACTACGCTACAAATCAGTTGAAAAAGTAGTTATGGTAGAAATTGACGAATTAGTATTCCGTTTAAGTCAAAAATATTTACCATTAACAGCGGCAGGGGTAGAAGAAGACCCGCGCATGACGATGATTTTTGATGACGGGTTAGCATATGTAAAAAATGCTCAGGACAAGTCATTTGATTTAATTTTAGTGGATTCAACCGATCCGATTTCAGTGGGTGAAGGCTTATTTACAACTGCATTTTATAAGGAATGTTACCGAGTATTAACTGATGACGGAATTTTAATTAACCAGCATGAATCGCCATATTTCGCGGAATATGCGGAAAATATGAGAAAAGCGCATAAGAAAATCAAAAATATTTTCCCAATTGCAAGCGTGTATCAATTCCATATGCCGACCTATCCATCAGGTCATTGGTTATTCGGTTTTGCCTCAAAAACATTTGATCCAATTCAAGATGTGAAGCCTACGGAGTGGAACAATTTCGGCTTAAAAACGAAGTATTATAATACCGACTTACATGTTGGCGCATTTATGCTACCGACATTTGTTAAAGAAAAATTAGCAAACGAAGAGTAA
- a CDS encoding ABC transporter substrate-binding protein, with protein sequence MRVKSRYSVLLASALSIALLVGCGDSDSGSDVQLNDLSIADIETKAKEEGKINSVGMPDAWANWKETWEEVSDKYGLKHVDTDMSSAEELAKFEAEKDNASADLGDVGIAYGPIAEEKELTHKYKTSYWDDIPDWAKDDDGDWIVGYTGSIAFIADKNKVPNIPKSWKELLESNYTVTIGDALTANQAQFGILAAAMANGGDESNIQPGIDYFAELAKQKRLSVVDPTVATLEKGENEVAIVWDFNGLGYRSQIDESRFDVTIPSDASVVSGYATIINRYAKNPHSAALVREYILSDEGQDNLAKGFARPIRENAKLSEEGSSSLLDASLYTNVQPIEDYDAWSDTTASLPSVWQEQVLVHVK encoded by the coding sequence ATGAGGGTAAAGTCTAGGTATTCAGTATTGTTAGCAAGTGCATTATCCATCGCTTTATTAGTTGGGTGTGGCGATTCAGATTCTGGAAGCGACGTTCAATTAAACGATTTATCCATCGCTGATATTGAAACAAAAGCAAAAGAAGAAGGTAAAATCAACTCAGTTGGGATGCCTGACGCGTGGGCAAACTGGAAAGAAACCTGGGAAGAGGTATCCGACAAATATGGCTTAAAGCATGTCGATACAGATATGTCGAGTGCTGAAGAACTTGCAAAATTTGAAGCTGAAAAAGACAACGCTTCTGCCGATTTAGGTGACGTAGGTATTGCTTATGGCCCAATCGCAGAAGAAAAAGAACTTACACATAAATATAAAACTTCGTACTGGGATGATATTCCGGACTGGGCAAAGGATGATGACGGGGACTGGATCGTAGGCTATACCGGTTCGATCGCATTCATTGCAGACAAAAACAAAGTGCCGAACATTCCAAAATCTTGGAAAGAACTTCTTGAATCAAACTATACCGTGACAATTGGTGATGCCCTAACAGCAAACCAAGCACAATTTGGGATTTTAGCAGCAGCGATGGCAAATGGTGGTGACGAGTCAAACATCCAACCAGGGATCGATTATTTCGCTGAATTAGCAAAGCAAAAGCGTTTATCCGTAGTTGACCCTACTGTAGCGACACTTGAAAAAGGTGAAAATGAAGTTGCAATTGTTTGGGACTTCAACGGCTTAGGCTACCGCTCACAAATCGACGAGTCTCGCTTCGATGTGACAATTCCGTCTGATGCATCTGTTGTATCAGGCTACGCAACAATCATTAACCGTTATGCTAAAAATCCACATTCTGCGGCACTTGTGCGTGAATATATCCTTTCAGATGAAGGCCAAGATAACTTAGCAAAAGGGTTCGCTCGTCCAATTCGTGAAAACGCGAAACTTTCAGAAGAAGGTAGCAGCAGCCTATTAGATGCTTCCTTATATACAAACGTTCAGCCAATTGAAGATTATGATGCATGGAGTGATACAACTGCCTCATTACCAAGCGTATGGCAGGAACAAGTATTAGTACATGTTAAATAA
- a CDS encoding YceI family protein — protein sequence MTNWTIDQSHSTVGFEVKHMMVSKVKGQFDSYTANLDVANPADLSDASISFIFDVASINTKSTDRDNHLKSADFFDVDTFPSISFTSTNVEKDGTDYKVTGDLTIKDVTKPVTFDVEFGGKGTNPWGVEVYGFEASAKINREEFGLTWNQALETGGVLVGKDIKINVELEVNPEQ from the coding sequence ATGACAAACTGGACAATCGATCAATCACACTCAACGGTAGGCTTTGAAGTAAAACACATGATGGTATCAAAAGTGAAAGGCCAATTCGACAGCTACACAGCAAATCTTGACGTAGCAAACCCAGCAGATTTATCGGACGCATCAATTAGCTTCATTTTTGATGTAGCAAGCATCAATACAAAAAGCACGGACCGCGACAATCACTTGAAATCAGCGGACTTCTTTGATGTAGACACGTTCCCAAGCATTTCATTCACTTCTACAAACGTAGAAAAAGATGGCACTGACTACAAAGTAACGGGTGATTTAACAATCAAGGATGTAACAAAACCAGTTACATTTGATGTAGAATTCGGTGGTAAAGGTACTAATCCATGGGGCGTAGAAGTTTACGGCTTCGAGGCTTCAGCAAAAATCAACCGCGAAGAATTTGGCCTAACATGGAATCAAGCGCTTGAAACAGGCGGCGTGTTAGTAGGAAAAGACATTAAAATCAATGTGGAACTAGAGGTTAACCCGGAACAATAA
- a CDS encoding SDR family oxidoreductase: MFEQKTVIITGAAQGMGRAIAKHFAKAKANVVVADIEENGQTLVNQLIEEGYSAIFVKTDVRSEQQIKQLIHTAATQFNGLHVIINNAGKGNWQSPLTLSLDEWDDVVNTNLRSVFLCAREAVHYMKEGGAIINMASTRAFMSEPHSESYAATKAGIIGLTHALASSLSAYNITVNAISPGWIETGDYSELRDIDHKQHFSNRVGTPDDIARACFYLANPLNNFVTGTNLTIDGGMTKKMLYEE, from the coding sequence TTGTTCGAGCAAAAAACAGTCATTATTACCGGCGCGGCACAAGGTATGGGGCGCGCGATTGCTAAACATTTTGCAAAAGCGAAAGCAAATGTTGTGGTGGCAGACATCGAAGAAAACGGACAGACTTTAGTAAATCAACTAATTGAGGAGGGCTACTCCGCCATTTTTGTAAAAACGGATGTACGCAGTGAACAGCAAATCAAACAGTTGATCCATACTGCAGCAACTCAATTTAATGGCCTTCATGTCATCATTAATAATGCAGGTAAAGGTAATTGGCAATCACCACTAACACTCTCTTTGGACGAATGGGATGATGTCGTAAACACGAATTTACGTAGCGTATTTTTATGCGCGCGTGAAGCGGTCCATTATATGAAGGAAGGTGGGGCGATTATTAATATGGCTTCCACACGCGCCTTTATGTCAGAGCCCCATTCTGAAAGCTATGCTGCGACAAAGGCTGGCATCATCGGCTTAACTCATGCACTTGCCAGTTCACTAAGTGCATACAACATTACAGTCAATGCCATTTCACCGGGATGGATTGAAACCGGCGACTACAGTGAATTACGCGACATCGATCATAAGCAACACTTTTCAAATCGAGTTGGGACACCGGATGATATTGCGCGCGCATGCTTTTACCTAGCGAATCCGCTCAACAATTTCGTAACGGGCACGAATTTAACAATTGATGGTGGTATGACAAAGAAAATGCTATACGAGGAATGA
- a CDS encoding DsbA family oxidoreductase, with protein MKVQLYADFTCPFSYMGKRRLDQAIEQSGEAVEFELKAFQLTPDASTEKSTPTVDLLAKKFGRTREETLETTKGLRAQAAEMGLQYNYDTMKAPNTKKAHQLTKWAATFGKSQEATEGFFRAIFTEGKDLNLEQDLLSVVEAIGLDTDQAKQVLVNGEYADAVDQDRMEAGHEGIRSVPVFVIDDKYMITGVQPIELFLQTFAKAK; from the coding sequence ATGAAAGTTCAATTATATGCAGATTTTACTTGCCCATTTAGCTATATGGGAAAACGCCGCTTAGATCAAGCAATCGAACAAAGTGGGGAAGCGGTAGAATTTGAATTAAAGGCATTCCAATTAACGCCGGATGCCTCAACTGAAAAATCGACGCCCACTGTGGATTTACTCGCAAAGAAGTTTGGCCGTACACGCGAGGAAACACTAGAAACAACAAAAGGCTTACGTGCTCAAGCGGCGGAAATGGGCTTACAATACAACTACGATACGATGAAAGCACCGAACACTAAAAAAGCACATCAATTGACGAAATGGGCCGCAACATTCGGCAAATCTCAGGAAGCTACTGAAGGTTTCTTCCGCGCGATTTTCACAGAAGGAAAGGATTTAAATCTAGAACAAGACTTACTAAGTGTAGTAGAAGCTATTGGATTAGATACAGATCAAGCAAAACAAGTGCTTGTCAATGGAGAGTATGCAGATGCGGTTGACCAAGACCGTATGGAAGCTGGGCACGAAGGGATTCGTAGTGTGCCTGTGTTTGTTATTGATGATAAATACATGATTACAGGTGTACAGCCAATCGAGCTGTTTTTACAAACATTTGCTAAAGCAAAATAG
- the speD gene encoding adenosylmethionine decarboxylase → MSIELSTLGRHVLIEFYGCPAEIIEQNKLIEQFMNEAADYSGATIVESCFHHFNPYGVSGAVIIAESHLTIHTWPEYGFASVDVYTCGDSVSPWKAAEYLEQKLQAKKTESFEVPRGMADKIRQFAEQEIEQISVKQEVVEAAM, encoded by the coding sequence ATGAGCATTGAATTATCAACATTAGGAAGACACGTATTAATCGAATTTTATGGTTGCCCAGCAGAAATTATTGAGCAAAACAAATTAATTGAGCAATTTATGAACGAGGCAGCGGATTATTCTGGTGCAACAATTGTAGAATCTTGTTTCCACCACTTCAACCCATACGGCGTTTCAGGCGCGGTAATTATTGCGGAATCACATTTAACAATCCATACTTGGCCAGAATACGGCTTTGCTTCAGTAGACGTGTACACATGTGGTGATTCAGTGAGCCCATGGAAGGCAGCCGAATATTTAGAACAGAAATTACAAGCGAAAAAGACAGAATCATTCGAAGTTCCACGTGGCATGGCTGATAAAATCCGCCAATTCGCAGAGCAAGAAATTGAGCAAATTTCTGTAAAACAAGAAGTTGTGGAGGCAGCGATGTAA
- a CDS encoding aminotransferase class I/II-fold pyridoxal phosphate-dependent enzyme, giving the protein MLVVERVVADEFVTTQQRTPLYDALVSYAKKDITPFDVPGHKRGIDDHPLNDTLGEMTLRMDANSMQELDLLSHPESVIKEAHRLAAQAFDADEAYFLVNGTTVGILAMILATCKQNDTILVPRNCHKSVMNGILLSGAKPVFIQPEIDEKFGIAHGISVDSAKKALVENPHAKAILVTYPTYFGAMNGLKKICELAHEQNTIVLVDSAHGAHLTVLPEALDAIKAGADLVVLSMHKTGGSLTQSSLLLQKTTLIPSNHMQKVINMLQTTSASYLLMSSLDVARKELALFGRERFEALKPVVMQAIEILEINSRYEVLKSDYVNKKFKQGYDWTKLVIRVNDLGLTGFEVYTLLKKHYGIQAELAEGYVVMCVISYKDSEQSLTKLVHALKDIEQRFAKQQPIHLPNVLNEKMNELAMTPQQASQQLHETINIYEAIGRISADSIMIYPPGIPLVIPGEVISPRVLQVYDFYSRNIGNVLVETQEKHQILVLKGDR; this is encoded by the coding sequence ATGCTAGTTGTAGAGCGTGTAGTGGCGGATGAATTCGTCACTACACAGCAGCGCACACCGCTTTACGACGCACTCGTAAGCTATGCAAAAAAAGACATTACCCCATTTGACGTACCCGGCCATAAGCGCGGAATCGATGATCATCCACTAAACGATACGCTTGGTGAAATGACATTGCGAATGGACGCCAATTCCATGCAGGAGCTCGATTTATTGAGCCATCCTGAAAGTGTTATTAAAGAAGCTCATCGCTTAGCGGCACAGGCCTTTGATGCAGATGAAGCGTATTTTTTAGTGAACGGTACGACAGTTGGAATTTTGGCCATGATTTTAGCAACGTGTAAGCAAAACGACACAATACTCGTTCCACGTAACTGCCATAAATCCGTCATGAACGGTATTTTGCTAAGTGGCGCCAAGCCGGTATTTATTCAGCCCGAAATCGATGAAAAGTTCGGCATTGCACATGGTATTTCTGTCGACAGTGCCAAAAAAGCGCTCGTGGAAAATCCACACGCAAAAGCGATTTTAGTCACCTACCCAACGTATTTTGGGGCGATGAATGGACTTAAGAAAATTTGTGAATTAGCGCATGAACAAAATACAATTGTATTAGTTGATAGTGCACATGGCGCGCATTTAACTGTATTGCCAGAAGCACTTGATGCGATTAAAGCGGGCGCGGATTTGGTTGTACTTAGCATGCATAAAACAGGGGGCTCCCTTACACAAAGCTCGCTTTTGCTGCAAAAGACAACTTTAATTCCTAGTAATCATATGCAAAAAGTTATAAATATGTTGCAAACAACAAGTGCCAGCTATTTATTAATGAGCTCACTCGATGTCGCAAGAAAAGAACTCGCATTATTTGGCCGCGAACGCTTTGAAGCATTGAAGCCAGTTGTCATGCAGGCGATTGAAATACTTGAAATAAATTCACGCTACGAAGTATTAAAGTCAGATTATGTTAACAAAAAGTTCAAGCAAGGGTATGACTGGACAAAGCTAGTCATTCGCGTAAATGACTTAGGGCTAACAGGCTTTGAAGTGTATACATTATTAAAAAAACACTATGGTATCCAAGCTGAACTTGCGGAAGGTTATGTCGTGATGTGTGTCATTAGCTATAAGGACAGTGAACAATCCCTGACGAAGTTAGTCCATGCATTAAAGGATATTGAACAACGTTTTGCCAAACAACAGCCGATCCATTTGCCAAATGTTTTAAATGAGAAAATGAATGAACTTGCCATGACACCACAGCAGGCAAGTCAGCAGTTGCATGAAACGATCAATATATATGAAGCAATTGGCCGAATAAGTGCCGATTCTATTATGATTTATCCGCCAGGCATTCCACTTGTGATTCCGGGTGAGGTTATTTCACCCCGCGTCTTGCAGGTTTATGACTTCTATAGTCGCAATATTGGCAATGTTCTGGTGGAAACACAAGAAAAACATCAAATTTTAGTACTTAAGGGAGATAGATAA
- a CDS encoding methyl-accepting chemotaxis protein, whose translation MKVGLKLNLSFYTIIGLMILTTILVFINLSTVENKQSDALDNRVEQIGIVDDIRANLAFQGAYSRALILEDSQGNRDLLTTHAAALDENIHTLEGMVSSELMKGLIAEIKVHNATFNEGVEKLLASLDRNDDIMVSFNIVNSDLVVANEGILEAATEMVSYQEQQLVKIKEESEKAISYTRIVSLVSVVLAIVVAIVLIIFIRRTIIHPLSRLMHAAEFIADGDLTQQDIKVISKDEIGQLGMIFNKMKDNLHQLIQSVQGNAQQLTAASEELSASTEEITATTEDVTKQLEATSDSAQASASASSESARAMEETAQGVQRIAESSQVLHNSALDASQTASKGVDTIEQAKVQMTTINDSTATVNELVQKLAQQTIEIEHMTKVITDITDQTNLLALNAAIEAARAGEHGKGFAVVADEVRHLAESSKQSANSIVGLTVEIQRDTANVEQAVSSALGSVKEGVKIIGNAGESFHEIVGAVSVMTNQIQDISATAEQLSASAEEVSASVNEIAIGADAASQSVDSIAAAMEEQSATMQEVSGIALALVDSAAELQQEIGKFKV comes from the coding sequence ATGAAGGTCGGTTTAAAGTTGAATTTATCGTTTTATACCATCATCGGTTTGATGATTTTGACAACAATCCTTGTTTTTATAAACTTATCGACAGTAGAAAACAAACAATCAGATGCTTTAGATAATCGTGTGGAGCAAATTGGGATTGTCGATGATATTCGTGCAAATTTAGCTTTTCAAGGTGCTTATTCACGTGCATTAATTTTAGAAGATTCACAGGGAAACCGTGATTTACTAACAACGCACGCAGCGGCACTTGATGAAAATATTCATACGTTAGAGGGCATGGTTAGCTCAGAATTAATGAAAGGCTTAATTGCTGAAATTAAAGTACATAATGCTACCTTTAATGAAGGTGTAGAAAAATTACTCGCTTCATTAGATCGTAATGATGATATTATGGTGAGTTTTAACATTGTCAATTCAGATCTTGTTGTAGCTAATGAAGGGATTTTAGAAGCGGCAACTGAGATGGTTAGTTATCAAGAACAACAGCTGGTAAAAATAAAAGAGGAATCAGAAAAGGCGATTAGCTATACAAGAATTGTGTCATTAGTAAGTGTTGTATTAGCAATTGTAGTAGCAATTGTTTTAATTATTTTTATCCGCCGTACAATCATTCATCCACTTAGTCGATTAATGCATGCGGCAGAATTCATTGCGGATGGCGATTTAACACAGCAAGACATTAAAGTGATTTCAAAAGATGAAATCGGCCAACTTGGTATGATTTTCAATAAAATGAAGGATAACTTGCATCAGCTGATTCAATCTGTACAGGGAAATGCCCAGCAGTTAACGGCAGCATCTGAGGAACTATCGGCAAGTACGGAAGAAATTACGGCAACAACAGAAGATGTCACAAAGCAATTAGAGGCAACTTCAGATTCAGCTCAAGCATCGGCATCCGCATCAAGTGAAAGTGCACGTGCGATGGAAGAAACGGCTCAAGGTGTTCAGCGTATCGCAGAATCATCACAAGTTCTGCATAATTCAGCGTTGGATGCTAGTCAAACCGCTTCAAAGGGTGTCGACACAATTGAACAAGCAAAAGTCCAGATGACGACAATTAACGATTCAACGGCAACGGTAAATGAATTAGTGCAAAAACTAGCTCAGCAAACGATTGAAATTGAGCATATGACAAAAGTGATTACCGATATTACCGATCAAACAAATTTACTTGCTCTCAACGCAGCAATCGAAGCAGCACGTGCAGGAGAGCACGGGAAAGGCTTCGCGGTTGTGGCAGATGAAGTCCGTCACTTAGCGGAAAGCTCGAAGCAATCGGCAAACTCAATTGTTGGGTTAACAGTGGAAATCCAGCGTGATACAGCAAACGTTGAACAGGCGGTATCGAGTGCGTTAGGCTCTGTAAAAGAAGGTGTAAAGATTATCGGAAATGCCGGAGAATCATTCCATGAAATCGTTGGTGCTGTAAGTGTCATGACAAATCAAATCCAAGACATTTCAGCAACAGCGGAGCAGCTATCAGCAAGTGCTGAAGAAGTTTCGGCATCGGTCAATGAAATTGCTATTGGGGCAGATGCAGCTTCACAAAGCGTCGATTCCATTGCAGCAGCGATGGAGGAGCAGTCGGCAACGATGCAAGAAGTAAGTGGCATTGCCCTAGCGTTAGTTGATAGCGCGGCAGAATTACAGCAGGAAATTGGAAAGTTTAAAGTATAA